The Spartinivicinus poritis DNA segment AGCCAGGCCATTCAATGGCTATAGCGCAAGGCACAAAGCCGGTAATACACTAAACCCCACCCCAAAATTAAACGATAGCTTTTGTATGCTCTGGACAGAACGACAGGTTTGTTTTGTCTGGATTTTGAGCAATAAAAAAGCCACATTTTGGTGACTTTTTTATTGTAAATATTTCTAGGTAAACTTAGAAATTATATTGTAAAGAGGCTGTATATGTATCAATATCATTTTCACCAAAATCTGATTTTTTATCACCAATACCGTTGATACGTTCCCAGTTCAAGCCAACAGTAAAATGATCGGTAATGTTGTAGTTAGCGCCTAGCCCTACTCTTAAACTAGAACCTTTTTCTGTAGATTTTTTCTTCGCAAATCCACGGTTCTCAATCTCTTCCTTTACTTCCCATTTTAACAATCCAGCAGATGCTTTAAGCTCAAATTGATTATTAATTGGATATATGCCTATGGCCTTTAACCCATAACCACTGATTTCATTCTCAACCTCAGAAAAGACAATACCAGATTTCTTATAATCAGCATAAGTGTGGCCTAGTCTAAGGTAGTCTGCCTCAACTGCAAGATAACGATTTATGCGATATCC contains these protein-coding regions:
- a CDS encoding outer membrane beta-barrel protein; the protein is MKKMVSAVAISAVIVAPVFAQDNINPFADEKSGFYLGFGLGAADLGGAYEKSIDNTFDDFRRRGGVTGEIEAEYTERTGVGNIFGGYRINRYLAVEADYLRLGHTYADYKKSGIVFSEVENEISGYGLKAIGIYPINNQFELKASAGLLKWEVKEEIENRGFAKKKSTEKGSSLRVGLGANYNITDHFTVGLNWERINGIGDKKSDFGENDIDTYTASLQYNF